Proteins encoded by one window of Lactobacillus paragasseri:
- a CDS encoding tyrosine-protein phosphatase — translation MSENYETKLIGIQNGRNFRELGGYKTVSGQTIKYNKLLRTGNLADLSSSDLDLLQRHGVKYDVDFRTEKEKTEHPDRVPEGAKYIFDPVFSDDLTNASKGIFALEENAEKDPEFGFKHMFFAYEDMINGQTAQKAYRKFFDLLLANDQEKNALLFHCTAGKDRTGFGALLVLSALGVPFTTIKYDYTLTNVTTKDFVDGMLKQAAADGSSKRVLQSIKDIQSVYPEYLDHAIHVLNQQYGGINEYLRSTMKLSSRDIMDLRRIYLKD, via the coding sequence ATGAGCGAAAATTATGAGACAAAATTAATTGGCATCCAAAATGGTCGCAATTTCCGCGAACTTGGGGGCTATAAAACCGTATCTGGTCAAACTATCAAATACAATAAATTGCTTAGAACCGGAAATTTAGCTGATCTTTCTTCATCAGACTTAGATTTATTGCAAAGACACGGCGTAAAATATGACGTTGACTTTAGAACCGAAAAAGAAAAAACTGAGCATCCTGATCGTGTACCTGAAGGTGCAAAATATATTTTTGATCCAGTTTTCAGCGATGACTTAACTAACGCTTCTAAAGGGATTTTTGCTTTAGAAGAAAATGCGGAAAAGGATCCCGAATTCGGCTTTAAGCATATGTTCTTTGCATATGAAGATATGATTAATGGACAAACAGCTCAAAAAGCCTATCGTAAGTTTTTCGATCTTTTACTTGCTAACGATCAAGAGAAAAATGCCCTGCTCTTCCACTGTACCGCAGGAAAAGACAGAACTGGATTCGGTGCATTGCTAGTTTTATCAGCATTAGGTGTACCTTTTACTACTATCAAATATGACTACACTTTAACAAATGTTACCACGAAAGATTTCGTTGATGGAATGCTTAAGCAAGCTGCCGCTGACGGCTCTAGCAAGCGCGTCTTGCAATCTATTAAGGATATTCAGTCAGTCTATCCAGAATACTTAGATCATGCCATACACGTTCTAAACCAGCAATATGGTGGAATCAATGAATACCTTCGTTCTACCATGAAGCTCTCAAGCCGTGATATCATGGATCTTAGGAGAATCTATCTTAAGGATTGA
- a CDS encoding DUF4767 domain-containing protein: MNKFCPHCGKPIKPTDRFCSHCGKTVISSKSGKQSMPKRSEIHSNKLKSQKRNIIIGAIIAVFVLILGGWGLYQHGRNSAESTVIGGNGRLTNAEIKKIPRKQLAAWAILYADKKYGKKWGEAADDLRSGHLTIKSYSKYRFGDYEISATDGSTLYVINDQVGYLVSKDNKEITYVGNKSSYSNRSVLSQIYPEIKSENTEKNVNIWNDNLSIVAGKSDENVNDQSSKTSTKSKKTTSENKLWSSNQNDELISYMDEFGEKMHQSYEHYIDGKDDLVTLAGEHFPSDINENTYPFKLSSGDHDSRDPKDMDSIKLKWNPQVTSKDNDSDTYNVVAIFNHNGKSAEDHITYLFCFYHGEPVALVDQTTNGGYVVVHPTANQDLTSHFEEIANND, translated from the coding sequence ATGAATAAATTTTGTCCCCATTGTGGGAAACCAATTAAGCCTACGGATCGATTCTGTTCACATTGTGGAAAGACAGTTATATCTTCCAAATCTGGAAAACAATCGATGCCTAAAAGAAGTGAAATTCACAGCAATAAATTAAAATCACAAAAACGAAATATCATTATTGGAGCAATTATCGCTGTATTTGTCCTTATTCTTGGTGGTTGGGGATTATATCAACATGGTCGAAATTCAGCGGAAAGCACAGTAATTGGTGGCAACGGAAGGCTAACTAATGCTGAGATTAAAAAGATCCCGCGTAAGCAATTAGCAGCTTGGGCAATTCTTTATGCTGATAAAAAATATGGCAAAAAATGGGGCGAAGCAGCCGATGATCTAAGAAGTGGTCACTTGACAATCAAAAGTTATTCAAAATATCGTTTTGGAGATTATGAAATCAGTGCTACTGACGGAAGTACTTTATATGTTATAAATGATCAGGTTGGCTATTTGGTTTCTAAAGATAACAAAGAGATAACTTATGTTGGAAATAAGTCTAGCTATAGTAACAGAAGTGTTTTAAGTCAGATTTATCCAGAAATTAAATCTGAAAATACGGAGAAAAATGTAAATATTTGGAATGATAATCTATCGATTGTTGCTGGTAAGTCGGATGAAAATGTTAACGATCAGAGTTCTAAAACTAGCACAAAATCTAAGAAGACTACGTCTGAAAATAAATTATGGTCAAGCAATCAAAATGATGAACTAATTAGTTACATGGATGAATTTGGGGAGAAAATGCATCAATCGTATGAGCATTATATTGATGGCAAAGATGATCTAGTAACGTTAGCTGGAGAACATTTTCCAAGTGATATTAATGAAAATACTTATCCATTTAAATTGAGTTCTGGAGATCATGATAGTAGGGATCCTAAAGATATGGACAGCATTAAATTGAAATGGAATCCGCAAGTAACTAGTAAAGATAATGACAGTGATACATATAATGTGGTTGCTATTTTTAATCATAATGGTAAAAGTGCAGAAGATCATATAACGTATCTGTTCTGTTTTTACCATGGGGAACCTGTTGCCTTGGTTGATCAGACGACAAATGGTGGTTATGTAGTAGTTCACCCAACGGCTAACCAAGACTTAACTTCTCACTTTGAAGAAATTGCGAATAATGATTAA
- a CDS encoding GntR family transcriptional regulator — protein MDIPKYLQIENELKKEIISGKFKYGDKFYSEAQLKEKFNVSSITVIRSVKDLVKAGYLVRHQGKGTFISRSRKDKLVRLSDNEVFSDKQEEDRVKVVKLQEDNQAKMLKKLGLPKYESYYYIERLRLIDDTPFMVHRSFIPAKFINKNLAKDPNNYHSIYETLQKDKQLYLFDEPFTETDTIVKADSEISQQLKIAKDYPVVRQVKKTILSSTGEVVELVVGYKRCDYFSLSFSSTDYPGV, from the coding sequence ATGGATATTCCAAAATATTTACAAATTGAAAACGAGCTAAAGAAAGAAATTATCTCTGGCAAATTTAAATACGGAGATAAATTCTATAGTGAAGCTCAATTAAAAGAAAAGTTTAATGTTTCATCTATTACTGTTATTAGATCTGTTAAAGATCTAGTTAAGGCAGGATACTTAGTTCGTCATCAAGGTAAAGGCACATTCATTTCACGCTCAAGAAAGGATAAATTAGTCCGTTTAAGTGATAATGAAGTTTTCTCTGATAAACAAGAAGAAGACAGAGTTAAAGTTGTAAAGCTACAAGAAGATAACCAAGCTAAAATGTTAAAGAAACTTGGTTTACCAAAATATGAGAGTTATTACTATATTGAACGCTTGCGTTTAATTGACGACACACCTTTTATGGTGCACCGTTCTTTTATTCCAGCTAAATTCATTAATAAAAATTTAGCTAAAGATCCTAATAACTATCATAGTATTTATGAAACGCTTCAAAAAGATAAGCAATTATACTTATTCGATGAGCCCTTTACAGAAACGGATACAATTGTAAAAGCTGATAGTGAAATTAGCCAGCAACTCAAAATTGCTAAAGATTATCCCGTTGTACGCCAAGTCAAGAAAACTATTTTATCTTCTACAGGAGAAGTAGTTGAATTAGTCGTTGGCTATAAGCGTTGCGATTACTTTTCACTTTCATTCTCAAGTACTGACTATCCGGGAGTTTAA
- the phnE gene encoding phosphonate ABC transporter, permease protein PhnE, with amino-acid sequence MPKSKEQHLAELPKKKFKIMNLVWVVIMVLGLFLSVNVTNTHISVLFNNFSQFTDIFVQMCHPDWGYAATAVPLLIETIKMAILGTVIGSAIAFVYSLLIARNIVKNKAVTGILRVIMNIVRTIPDLLLGAIFVAIVGIGPVAGVLALSVFTFGVVVKLFYEAIETIDPGPIEALTAVGANKLQIIHFAVMPQIITYFISYVLYAFEINVRASTVLGYIGAGGIGLYLQQTLQVFDYAKTGLIILIIIVVVVLIDYVSTKSREALMK; translated from the coding sequence ATGCCTAAATCTAAGGAACAGCATTTAGCTGAATTGCCTAAAAAGAAATTTAAAATTATGAACCTTGTTTGGGTCGTAATTATGGTTTTAGGTCTCTTTCTTTCGGTAAATGTAACCAATACGCACATTAGCGTTTTGTTTAATAACTTTAGCCAATTTACCGATATTTTTGTGCAAATGTGTCACCCAGACTGGGGATATGCTGCTACAGCAGTTCCGCTTTTAATTGAAACAATTAAAATGGCTATCTTAGGAACTGTGATTGGTTCAGCTATTGCATTTGTATATTCGCTTTTAATTGCAAGAAATATTGTTAAAAATAAGGCAGTTACTGGCATTTTGAGAGTGATCATGAATATTGTTAGAACTATTCCAGATTTACTTTTGGGTGCAATTTTTGTTGCAATTGTTGGTATTGGCCCAGTTGCCGGTGTTTTAGCCTTATCAGTATTTACTTTTGGTGTAGTTGTTAAATTGTTTTATGAAGCAATTGAAACCATTGATCCAGGTCCAATTGAAGCTTTAACTGCTGTTGGGGCAAACAAGCTTCAAATTATCCATTTTGCTGTGATGCCACAAATTATTACTTACTTTATTTCTTATGTTTTATATGCATTTGAAATTAACGTCAGAGCTTCAACAGTTCTTGGATATATCGGTGCTGGTGGTATCGGTCTTTACTTGCAACAAACTCTACAAGTCTTTGACTATGCTAAAACTGGTCTAATTATTTTGATTATTATCGTCGTCGTAGTTCTTATCGACTATGTTTCTACTAAATCTCGGGAGGCGTTGATGAAATAA
- a CDS encoding PTS system mannose/fructose/sorbose family transporter subunit IID — protein MMNSKPKYKLTDKDFNQINRRSLFGFQLGWNYERMQNTGYLFLILPQLRKIYGDNTPELQEMMKTHVQFFNTSNFFNTIITGIDLAIEENEGVEGKDTVTGLKVGLMGPFAAIGDSIFAALIPTIFGALAASMASQGNPVGVFIWIAAQIAICFFRWKQLRFAYDKGVTLVTEMRDRLNALTDAATVLGVFMVGALVATMVNVKFAWVPQIGKVTMDIQNNLDMIIPKLLPALIVGFVYWLLGKKKMTSTKAILIVLVLSVVLGGIGVLAKI, from the coding sequence ATGATGAACTCTAAACCAAAATATAAATTAACTGACAAAGACTTTAATCAAATTAACAGACGTTCTTTATTTGGTTTCCAACTAGGTTGGAACTATGAAAGAATGCAAAACACTGGATATTTATTCTTGATCTTGCCACAACTTCGTAAGATTTATGGTGATAATACTCCAGAATTACAAGAAATGATGAAGACACACGTACAGTTCTTTAACACTTCTAACTTCTTTAACACAATTATCACTGGTATTGATTTAGCCATTGAGGAAAATGAAGGTGTTGAAGGTAAGGATACTGTTACTGGTTTGAAGGTTGGTTTAATGGGACCATTTGCCGCAATTGGTGACTCAATCTTTGCTGCTTTGATTCCAACCATCTTCGGTGCCTTGGCTGCTTCTATGGCTTCACAAGGAAACCCAGTAGGTGTATTTATTTGGATTGCCGCTCAAATTGCGATCTGTTTCTTCAGATGGAAGCAACTACGTTTTGCTTATGATAAGGGTGTAACTCTTGTTACTGAAATGAGAGACCGCTTGAATGCTTTAACTGATGCTGCTACAGTACTTGGTGTGTTCATGGTAGGTGCTTTAGTTGCTACGATGGTTAATGTTAAGTTTGCTTGGGTACCACAAATCGGTAAAGTTACGATGGATATCCAAAACAACTTAGATATGATCATTCCTAAGTTATTACCTGCCTTGATCGTCGGCTTTGTTTACTGGTTACTTGGAAAGAAGAAGATGACTTCAACTAAGGCTATTTTAATTGTTTTAGTTCTATCAGTTGTTCTTGGCGGTATTGGTGTTCTTGCTAAGATTTAG
- a CDS encoding PTS sugar transporter subunit IIA: MAKELVLISHGKMAEEVKKSAELIMGPQEHIHAVCLLPEEGPEDFEKKFQDTINGIPEEDLTVFADLMGGTPANTVSRLIMGGQNIHLVAGMNLAMVIDWLNSQMIGNDSDAVNAGKAGIVDINQMLASMKK, translated from the coding sequence ATGGCAAAAGAATTAGTATTGATCAGTCACGGTAAGATGGCTGAAGAAGTTAAAAAGAGTGCAGAATTAATTATGGGTCCCCAAGAGCATATTCATGCTGTATGCTTGCTTCCTGAAGAAGGACCTGAAGATTTTGAAAAGAAGTTTCAAGATACTATTAATGGCATTCCTGAAGAAGATTTAACAGTATTTGCTGATTTAATGGGAGGTACTCCTGCTAATACAGTTAGTCGTTTGATTATGGGTGGTCAAAATATTCATTTAGTTGCAGGGATGAACCTAGCAATGGTGATTGATTGGCTCAATAGTCAAATGATTGGCAATGATTCAGATGCTGTTAATGCTGGTAAAGCTGGAATTGTGGATATCAATCAAATGCTTGCTAGCATGAAGAAATAG
- the phnE gene encoding phosphonate ABC transporter, permease protein PhnE, whose product MDTTMKKLPPKPIDTKKKIKHWVIAIVTVALIIWSFVGMNFGGIKATAGQIAGAILAGIFHPDWSYVYNGSGEDLISQLWETICIAFLGTFISAVISLPFAFWAANTRHKKWYTSRSGKIVLAVIRSFPEIVLALMFIKAVGPGSAAGVLALGFHSVGMLAKLFSEAIENLEEGANEAVTAAGGSKFNIIMFATMPNLIPALISNTLYRFDVSIRSASILGLVGAGGIGYPLIIALQYRQWNRVGVILVGIIVMVVIIDWISGWIRKKLV is encoded by the coding sequence ATGGATACTACAATGAAAAAACTACCTCCTAAACCAATTGACACTAAGAAAAAAATTAAGCATTGGGTAATTGCAATTGTTACTGTAGCTTTAATTATTTGGTCATTTGTAGGAATGAACTTTGGTGGAATAAAAGCGACTGCTGGTCAAATTGCCGGTGCTATTTTGGCTGGTATTTTCCATCCAGATTGGTCTTATGTATATAACGGAAGCGGCGAAGATCTAATTTCTCAATTATGGGAAACAATCTGTATTGCTTTCTTAGGTACTTTTATTTCTGCAGTTATCTCATTACCTTTTGCTTTTTGGGCAGCTAACACGCGCCACAAAAAATGGTATACTTCCCGCTCGGGAAAAATTGTTTTAGCTGTTATTCGTTCTTTCCCAGAAATTGTTTTGGCTTTGATGTTTATTAAAGCTGTTGGACCTGGTTCAGCAGCCGGTGTTTTAGCTTTAGGTTTTCACTCCGTGGGGATGCTTGCTAAATTGTTCTCGGAAGCAATTGAGAACCTTGAAGAAGGAGCTAATGAAGCTGTTACAGCAGCTGGTGGATCTAAGTTTAACATTATTATGTTTGCAACAATGCCAAACTTAATACCAGCTTTAATTTCTAATACTTTGTACCGTTTTGACGTTTCAATTCGTTCAGCATCCATTCTAGGTTTAGTTGGTGCTGGTGGTATTGGTTATCCATTAATTATTGCCTTGCAATATCGTCAATGGAACCGTGTAGGTGTTATCTTAGTTGGTATTATTGTCATGGTTGTCATTATTGACTGGATTTCTGGCTGGATTCGAAAGAAATTAGTCTAA
- a CDS encoding PTS sugar transporter subunit IIA: MFLKSVLYNETRNFCLGKAEPTTNTKKSLFDPEAVFVTDLTDRNEIFKTVSQKLYDLGYVKEDFLGDIIEREDKYPTGISMRPLSRELPDVAVPHTEGNYVSTQLIVPIALRNSATFNNMVNPTEKLKVKFLFLILNNDPDMHSTILAKIMDFLAGTSVDDLNELFNSDSNEEIYDFLETNFETEK; the protein is encoded by the coding sequence GTGTTTTTGAAATCGGTTTTATATAATGAAACTAGAAATTTTTGCTTAGGAAAGGCGGAACCTACTACGAATACTAAAAAAAGTCTTTTCGATCCAGAAGCTGTCTTTGTAACAGATTTAACTGATCGAAATGAAATCTTTAAGACCGTTTCTCAAAAATTATATGACTTAGGCTATGTTAAAGAAGATTTTTTAGGCGATATTATTGAACGCGAAGATAAATATCCAACTGGAATTTCTATGAGACCCTTATCTCGAGAATTGCCTGATGTTGCCGTACCTCATACTGAGGGTAATTATGTTAGCACGCAATTAATTGTACCTATTGCTCTTAGAAACTCTGCAACCTTTAATAACATGGTTAATCCAACTGAAAAGTTAAAGGTAAAATTCCTGTTTTTAATTTTGAACAATGACCCAGATATGCATTCAACTATTTTGGCTAAGATTATGGACTTTTTAGCTGGAACTTCAGTTGATGATCTAAATGAATTATTTAATTCGGATTCAAATGAAGAAATTTATGATTTCTTAGAAACTAATTTTGAAACTGAGAAATAA
- a CDS encoding lipocalin/fatty acid-binding family protein — MKNRVFIFLLVGSAVLAMAGCQSRYKQEKGSNEQAKIIKQSITNKNVSIVGSYRDDTDGAAIAFNSDHTGRYVYADPKNSDTDDRLTWKKTGKNTYIIRLNDNDVNSALTAKLTGSTLVISGDDDWNTETFNKTKNKLNLDDFLSSKKVESSTSSKAKNNVKNSKSTNSVPGDEGLFDMPNELRGTWYLANESDGSVSKLIIDKNTITGEGFIEKLHKMNKNFDFTSYAQNHPSYQDMTKDWARVVVLSENGESKVNVRGWLQSAGAGEYYNLATEHGQKVLVIGGGAEAWVDGIGWRNKTDAEKYGKEKFSDLHYREDISLENNDDSDSAATNDED, encoded by the coding sequence ATGAAAAATAGAGTATTTATTTTTTTACTAGTAGGATCTGCTGTTTTAGCTATGGCTGGATGTCAAAGCCGTTATAAGCAAGAAAAAGGCAGTAATGAACAAGCTAAAATTATTAAACAAAGTATAACAAATAAAAATGTAAGTATCGTAGGAAGTTATCGTGATGATACTGATGGAGCAGCAATTGCTTTTAATTCTGATCATACTGGAAGATATGTATATGCTGATCCTAAGAATTCAGATACTGATGATCGGTTAACCTGGAAGAAAACTGGTAAAAATACTTATATAATTAGACTTAATGACAATGATGTGAATAGTGCCTTAACTGCTAAGCTTACTGGTAGCACTTTGGTTATATCAGGGGATGACGACTGGAATACAGAAACGTTTAATAAAACAAAGAATAAACTTAATTTGGATGACTTTCTTTCAAGCAAGAAAGTAGAAAGTTCAACATCAAGTAAGGCTAAAAATAATGTGAAAAATTCTAAGTCTACAAATAGTGTTCCAGGTGATGAAGGACTATTTGATATGCCAAATGAATTACGTGGTACATGGTATTTAGCAAATGAAAGCGACGGAAGCGTAAGTAAATTGATAATTGATAAAAATACCATTACTGGTGAGGGATTTATAGAAAAATTGCATAAAATGAATAAGAACTTTGATTTTACCAGTTATGCTCAAAATCATCCGTCTTATCAAGATATGACGAAGGATTGGGCAAGAGTAGTTGTTTTATCTGAAAATGGCGAAAGTAAAGTTAACGTTCGTGGTTGGTTGCAAAGTGCTGGAGCTGGAGAATATTATAATTTAGCTACAGAACATGGACAAAAAGTTTTAGTAATAGGTGGCGGTGCTGAGGCTTGGGTAGATGGCATTGGCTGGAGAAATAAAACCGATGCCGAAAAATATGGAAAAGAAAAATTTAGTGATCTTCATTATCGAGAAGACATTAGTTTAGAAAATAATGATGATTCTGATAGCGCTGCCACAAATGACGAAGATTAA
- a CDS encoding universal stress protein yields the protein MVKDYNNILVPVDGSETAERAFDKAVKIALDNNAHLDVLNVIDTRQFMGEMQDTLISGDTIYQMTQDSEEYLKSLKEWAKEHFNFTDVSYHIRYGSPKRIIAVDFIKDHHNDLIIMGATGMNAVERMLMGSVTAYVNQHALSDVLIIKTDIDNKKVAKPKKKYF from the coding sequence ATGGTAAAAGATTATAACAATATTTTAGTTCCTGTTGATGGATCTGAAACAGCAGAGCGTGCATTTGATAAGGCAGTAAAGATTGCTCTTGATAATAACGCTCACTTGGATGTATTAAACGTTATCGATACTCGTCAATTCATGGGGGAAATGCAAGATACTTTGATTTCTGGAGACACCATTTATCAAATGACCCAAGATTCTGAGGAGTATCTTAAGAGCTTAAAAGAATGGGCTAAGGAACATTTTAACTTTACTGATGTTTCTTATCACATTCGTTACGGTTCGCCTAAGAGAATCATTGCGGTTGATTTTATTAAGGACCACCACAATGACTTAATTATTATGGGTGCAACTGGTATGAATGCAGTGGAAAGAATGCTAATGGGAAGCGTTACTGCTTACGTTAACCAACATGCTTTATCTGATGTTTTAATTATTAAGACTGATATTGATAACAAAAAAGTCGCAAAACCTAAGAAAAAATATTTCTAA
- a CDS encoding nucleoside 2-deoxyribosyltransferase has translation MTKQKTVYFGAGWFTETQNKAYKDAMSALNANPTIDLENSYVPLQNQYKDIRVDEHPEYLHDKEWAQATYNGDLVGIKTSDIMLGVYVPKEEDVGLGMELGYAMSQGKYVLLVIPDELYGESINLMSWGVADNVIKMSELATFDFNRPRYNFYDGAVY, from the coding sequence ATGACAAAACAAAAGACAGTTTACTTTGGTGCTGGTTGGTTCACTGAAACTCAAAACAAGGCATACAAAGATGCAATGAGTGCTTTAAATGCTAACCCAACTATCGATCTAGAAAACAGCTATGTTCCACTTCAAAATCAATACAAAGACATTCGTGTTGATGAACACCCTGAATATTTACACGACAAAGAATGGGCTCAAGCTACCTACAATGGAGATTTAGTCGGAATTAAAACTAGCGACATCATGCTTGGCGTTTACGTTCCTAAAGAAGAAGATGTTGGTTTAGGTATGGAATTAGGTTATGCAATGTCTCAAGGTAAATACGTTTTACTTGTAATTCCTGATGAATTATACGGCGAATCAATCAACTTGATGAGCTGGGGTGTTGCAGACAACGTAATCAAGATGAGCGAATTAGCTACATTTGATTTCAACCGTCCAAGATACAACTTCTACGATGGTGCTGTATATTAA
- a CDS encoding phosphate/phosphite/phosphonate ABC transporter substrate-binding protein yields the protein MKKFKKVLVGLFAILLAVVATACSNKSNSSKDGYTPKSLTIQFVPSQAANKLEARAKPLEKMLSKKLGIPVHVSMSTDYNTVVEAMKSKKVDVGFLPPDGYVLAHKQGAANVLLQAQRYGVKQPGGQATKNLVNSYRAEILVKKGSKIKSWKDLKGKSISVQNPTSSAGYVFPVAELEEKGLNVPKDCKLVTVTGHDQAVLNVLNGDTDAAFVFEDARNIVKKDNPKIMDQVVPIYFTKPIPNDTISIRSDMSKSFQKKLAKAFIEVGQSKEGKKIIESVYSHEGYTKSKDSNFDIVRKYDKIIAKDKK from the coding sequence ATGAAAAAGTTCAAAAAAGTCTTGGTTGGCCTTTTTGCAATTTTACTTGCTGTTGTTGCAACTGCTTGTTCTAACAAGTCAAATAGTTCAAAAGATGGTTATACACCTAAGTCATTAACTATCCAATTTGTACCTAGTCAAGCTGCTAATAAACTTGAAGCTCGTGCTAAGCCTTTAGAAAAGATGCTTTCAAAGAAACTTGGTATCCCAGTTCATGTTTCAATGTCAACTGACTACAACACTGTTGTTGAAGCAATGAAATCTAAAAAGGTTGATGTTGGTTTCTTGCCACCAGATGGTTACGTATTAGCTCACAAGCAAGGAGCAGCTAATGTTTTACTTCAAGCACAACGCTACGGTGTAAAACAACCAGGTGGTCAAGCTACTAAGAACTTGGTTAACTCTTATAGAGCCGAAATTCTTGTTAAGAAGGGTTCTAAGATTAAGTCTTGGAAAGATTTAAAGGGTAAGAGTATTTCAGTTCAAAACCCAACTTCTTCAGCAGGATATGTTTTCCCAGTTGCTGAACTTGAAGAAAAAGGATTAAACGTTCCAAAAGATTGTAAGTTAGTTACTGTTACTGGACACGACCAAGCAGTGCTTAACGTATTAAATGGCGATACTGACGCAGCATTTGTTTTTGAAGATGCTCGTAACATCGTTAAAAAAGATAACCCTAAGATTATGGACCAAGTTGTTCCAATTTACTTCACTAAGCCAATTCCTAACGATACTATTTCTATTAGAAGCGATATGTCTAAGTCATTCCAAAAGAAACTTGCAAAGGCATTTATTGAAGTTGGTCAATCTAAAGAAGGTAAGAAGATTATCGAATCTGTTTACAGTCACGAAGGCTACACTAAGTCTAAAGACAGCAACTTCGATATTGTTCGTAAATATGACAAGATTATTGCCAAGGACAAGAAATAG
- the phnC gene encoding phosphonate ABC transporter ATP-binding protein — protein sequence MAATNQPMIQLKDVSKIYDNGTVGLKDINLNIDKGEFVVVVGLSGAGKSTLLRSINRLQDVSKGDILIDSKSITSAKGKDLREIRRDIGMIFQSFNLVKRSSVLRNVLTGRVAYYPTWKTTFNLFTKEDKQKAYEALQRVDLADKVYTRADQLSGGQQQRVAIARVLTQNPKIILADEPTASLDPQTSRRVMHDLKMLNEEYGITVVANLHSVELAKEFGDRVIGVRAGQIVYDGKMSETSQAVFDDIYNGGNGKKGEEDA from the coding sequence ATGGCAGCTACTAATCAGCCAATGATTCAACTTAAAGACGTTAGCAAAATTTATGATAACGGAACAGTTGGTTTAAAGGATATTAACTTAAATATTGATAAGGGAGAATTTGTAGTAGTGGTAGGTTTATCTGGTGCAGGTAAATCAACATTACTTCGCTCTATTAATCGTCTACAAGATGTTTCTAAGGGAGATATCTTAATTGATAGTAAATCAATTACGTCTGCTAAAGGAAAAGACTTGCGTGAAATCCGTCGTGATATCGGTATGATTTTCCAAAGTTTTAACTTGGTTAAACGTTCAAGCGTTTTGCGAAATGTTTTAACTGGTCGAGTTGCATATTATCCAACTTGGAAGACAACTTTTAACTTATTTACTAAAGAAGATAAGCAAAAAGCGTATGAAGCATTGCAACGTGTTGATTTGGCAGATAAGGTTTATACTCGCGCAGACCAACTTTCTGGTGGACAACAACAACGTGTTGCTATTGCTCGTGTACTTACTCAAAATCCTAAAATTATTTTAGCCGATGAACCAACAGCTTCTCTAGATCCTCAAACTTCACGTCGAGTTATGCATGACTTAAAGATGCTTAATGAAGAATACGGTATTACAGTTGTTGCTAACCTTCACAGCGTTGAACTTGCTAAAGAGTTTGGAGATCGAGTAATCGGTGTCCGTGCCGGTCAAATTGTTTATGATGGCAAGATGAGTGAAACTTCTCAAGCTGTCTTTGACGATATTTACAATGGCGGAAACGGCAAGAAAGGGGAAGAAGATGCCTAA